The genomic stretch CCCGGTCGGTCAGCCCCGGCGTGGCCGCGAGGGTCCGCAGGCCCACCACCAGGGCGACGATCTCGTCCGGCCGCAGCCGCAGCGGGCGTCCGATCACCTGCGGGTCGAGCACCGTGATCCGGTCGGAGTCCAGGTAGTCGATGTCGATGAAGACCTCGGGCTGGCCGGGCAGCTCGCAGGTGAAGGCCAGCTGCAGGTCCTTGTCCAGCTGGTCCACCGTGATCCCGAACGCGGCCGCGGCCTCGGCCTTGGTGACCCCGGGCCGGGCCTGCAGCCAGGGGACCAGCGCCAGCAGCCGGGCCAGCTGGGCCGCCGCGGCCGCCATCAGGCCGCCCCGCCGGCCACGGCCCGCAGCCGCTCGATGACGGCGTCGCGCAGCTCGATCGGTTCCTCGACCACCACCGCGGAGCCGTACGAGGCGATGTCCTCGGCCAGCCGCTCGAGGTCGGTGAACCCGATCTGCAGCCGGTCGTACCCGGTTGCCGGGTCGGCGTCCGAGGCGGCCGACTCGGCCTGGCGGCGCAGCCCGTAGCCGGCGTCCGGGCGGACCAGCACCCGCGCCCGACCGCTGACCAGGACCGGGTCGGTGGCGGTGACCCGCTCGCGAGGGTCCACGTCCGCAGGCACCGGGTACGCGCCGTCCGGGCCGTCGCTCCCGACCGCCCCCACGATCCGCGACAGCCGGAACACCCGCTCGTCCTGCCGGTCCCGGTCGAACCCGACGACGTACCAGCGGCCCTGCTGCGACACCACGCCCCAGGGCTCGAGGTGCCGTTCGGCGGTCTCGGCGCTGCCGGGGTTCCGGTAGCCGAACCGGACCGGACGGCGGGCCGCCACGGCCGCGGTGAGGGGGCCGAAGGCGGCCTCTCCCCCGGACATCCGGGGCTGCACCGCTGGCAGGGCGTCCGGGTCCACGTCGACGCCGTCCGCCTCGAGTTTGCGCAGCGCTCGGGCCGCGGCCTCTGCCTGGCCCTCCTCCCGCCAGACCCGGGCGGCCACCGCCACAGCGGTCATCTCCGGTGCGGTCAGGTGCAGCTCGGGCAGCGCGTACGCGGCCGGCTCGATCCGGTAGCCCGGCTCGTCGTAGCCGGGACCGAGCTCGGCGGTCTCGAGCGGCACCCCCATCTCGCGCAGCTCGTTCTTGTCCCGCTCGAACATCCGTTCGAACGCCTCGACGGTCGGGCACGCCGCGTAGTCGGGGATCGCCGCGCGCAGCCGGTCCTTGACCACCGGGCGCTGCGCGCTGGCCAAGCACAGCACCAGCTGCAGCAGCCGTTCGGTCTTGGACTCGGACATCGTGGACTCGGCTGACTGCGGGGTGCTATCGCACGCCGAGCAGGTCGATCACGAACACCAGCGTCCGGCCGGACAGCCGGTGCCCGCCGCTGGCCGTGCCGTACGCCTGCTCCGGGGGGATCACCAGCTGACGGCGACCGCCGACCTTCATGCCTGGGATGCCGTCCTGCCAGCCCTTGATCAGCCCGCGCAGCGGGAACTCGATCGGCTCGCCCCGGTTCCACGACGAGTCGAACTCCTCGCCCGTGTCGAACTCGACGCCGACGTAGTGGACCAGCACGGTCGCCCCGGCCACGGCCTCGGCGCCATCCCCGACGGTCACGTCGGTGATCTGCAGCGTCGTCGGCGGCTCGCCCCCTGGGAAGTCGACCTCGGGCTTCTCGCTCACGCGTCCGGTCCTCTCGCTTTGGTGGGCTCACTACGGTGCGGCGAGCTGGTCGGCCCACCCTAAGGCAAGCGGCGGGCCGCCTCGTGGCGGCGCCGCCGGGTCACATCGACGCGATCAGCTTCTCCACCCGCTCGTCGACGGACCGGAACGGGTCCTTGCACAGCACGGTGCGCTGCGCCTGGTCGTTCAGCTTCAGGTGCACCCAGTCCACGGTGAAGTCGCGGCGCCGCTCCTGCGCCCGGCGGATGAACTCCCCGCGCAGCCGGGCCCGGGTGGTCTGCGGCGGGATGCTCTTGGCTTCGAACACGTCGAGGTCCCGGACCACCCGCTCCACCAGGCCGCGGCGCTCGAGCAGGTAGTACAGCCCCCGTCGGCGGCTGATGTCGTGGTAGGCGAGGTCCAGCTGCGCCACCCGGGGGTGCGCCAGCGAGATGTCGTGCTTGTCCTGGTAGCGCTCGATCAGCCGGCGCTTGATCACCCAGTCGATCTCGCGCTCCACGAGCGCCAGGTTGTCGCTCTCGACCGCCTCGAGGGTGCGGCCCCACAGGTCCAGCACCCGCTTCGCCACGACGTCCTCGGTGCCGCGACGCTCGACGAAGTCCCTGGCCTTGGTGAAGTACTCGGTCTGGATGTCCAGGGCGCTGACCTCGCGGCCGTTGGCCAGCCGCACCGTGCGGCGCCCGGTCATGTCGTGGCTGATCTCCCGGATCGCCCGGATCGGGTTCTCCAGGCTGAGGTCGCGGAGCACGACGCCGGCCTCGATCATGCGCAGCACCAGGTCGGCGGAGCCCACCTTGAGCAGGGTGGTCGGCTCGGCCATGTTCGAGTCGCCCACGATGACGTGCAGCCGGCGGTACTTCTCGGCGTCCGCGTGCGGCTCGTCCCGGGTGTTGATGATCGGGCGGCTGCGGGTGGTGGCGCTGGAGACGCCCTCCCAGATGTGCTCGGCCCGCTGGGACAGGCAGTACACGGCGCCGCGCGGGGTCTGCAGCACCTTCCCGGCCCCGGCGATGAGCTGCCGGCTGACCAGGAACGGGATGAGGACGTCGGACAGCCGGCCGAAGTCGCCGCCGCGTCCGACCAGGTAGTTCTCGTGGCAGCCGTAGGAGTTGCCGGCCGAGTCGGTGTTGTTCTTGAACAGGTAGACGTCCCCGGGGATGCCCTCCTCGTGCAGCCGCCGCTCGGCGTCCACGAGCAGCCCCTCGAGGATCCGCTCCCCCGCCTTGTCGTGCGCGACCAGCTCGGTCAGGTCGTCGCACTCCGGGCTCGCGTACTCCGGGTGGCTGCCGACGTCCAGGTACAGCCGGGCGCCGTTGCGCAGGAACACGTTGCTGCTGCGGCCCCACGAGACCACCCGGCGGAACAGGTACCGGGCGACCTCGTCCGGGGAGAGCCGACGCTGCCCGCGGAAGGTGCAGGTGACGCCGTACTCGGTCTCGATGCCGAAGATGCGGCGGTCCATCGAACCAGCCTAGGCCTGGCGCTCAGCCGCCGCTGAGCAGCGCGCCGAGCTGGTCGCCCGCGATGCGGCGGAACTTGCGGGCCAGCGGCCGGTTCCGGTCCAGCACGGCCACCTCCAGATGGTCGGGGCCGAGCTCCCGCGGCTCGCCGCCGCCGTGTTCCGCCAGGGTGCGCACCGCGAGCTGCAGGGCCGGGGCGAGCGGCTGGCCCTCCTCGTAGCTCTCGGCGAGCGCATCGGTGATCTGGGCGGCCTGCCCGCCCATGGCGACGAAGCCGTGCTCGTCGGCCACCGAGCCGTCGAAGGTCAGCCGGTACATCTGGTCCTCGGCCGCCGAGTCGCCCACCTCGGCCACCACGATCTCCACCTCGTACGGCTTGTTCGTCTCGGTGAAGATCGTGCCGAGGGTCTGCGCGTACGCGTTGGCCAGGCTGCGCCCGCTCACGTCCCGCCGGTCGTAGGAGTAGCCGCGCATGTCGGCGTGCCGCACACCGGCCACCCGCAGGTTCTCGAACTCGTTGTACTTGCCCACCGCCGCAAACGCGATCCGGTCGTAGATCTCGCTCACCTTGTGCAAGGCCCGCGAGGGGTTCTCGGCCGCGAACGCGATGCCATCGGCGTACTGGACGACGACCACGCTGCGCCCGCGGGCGATGCCCTTGCGGGCGTAGTCCGCCTTGTCCTTGATGATCTGCTCGGGCGAGACGTAGAAGGGCATGGACACCGGGAGACGTCCTTAGCGGGTCGGGTCGGGTGGGTTCGGGTCGGGTGGCCGGGCTAGGGCAGCGGGGCGTTGGGTCCGTCGGGGCGGGCCATCCGGGCCGCGACGACACGGTCGACGACCGCGCCGACCTCGTCGTCCGGCAGTCGCCGGAAGCCGGCCTCGGTGACGACCGTGACGACCGGGAAGATCCGTCGGGCGAGGTCCGGTCCGCCGGTGGCGGAGTCCTCGTCGGCGGCGTCGTACAGCGCCTCGACGCAGGCCGCGACCGCCTGGTCCTCGCGTAGCTCCGGGCCGTAGAGCTTCTTCAGCGCCCCGCGGGCGAACAGCGATCCGGAGCCGACCGAGTGGAACGAGTGCTCCTCGTACCGCCCGCCGGTCACGTCGTAGGAGAAGATCCGGCCGATTTGGCGCTCGAGGTCCCAGCCGGCGAACAGCGGGACGACGGCCAGCCCCTGCATGGCCATCCCGAGGTTGCCGCGCACCAGCGCGGACAGCCGGTTGGCCTTGCCGTCCAGCGACAGCGAGGTGCCCTCAATCTTCTCGTAGTGCTCGAGCTCGACCTGGAACAGCCGCACGACCTCGATCGCCAGGCCGGCCGCGCCGGCGATCCCCACGCAGGAGAACTCGTCGGCCGGGAACACCTTCTCGATGTCCCGCTGGGCGATGACGTTGCCCATTGTCGCCCGTCGGTCCCCGGCCATGACGACGCCGCCCGGGTAGGTGGCGGACACGATCGTGGTGCCGTGCGGGACGTCCACCGGCCCACCCGGCAGCGGACGGCGGCTGGGCAGCAGCTCCGGTGCCTGCTCGGACAGGAACTCGGTGAACGAGGCGCTGCCGGGGGCGAAGTAGGGCGGGGGCAGCCGGCCGTCGATGCGAGAGTCCCCCACCGTCACTGACCGCCCTTCTGCACGAAGCCGCGAACGAACTCCTCGGAGTTGGTCTCGAGCACCTCGTCGATCTCGTCCAGCAGCGAGTCCACGTCATCGTCCAGCGCGGCCTTACGTTCGGCCACCTCGGCGGCGGTCTGCTCGGCCTGGACCGTCTCCTCGGCCTCGTCGGCCCGGCGCTGAGCGCGGTCCTGCCCGCCCACGTCCTTGCTGCTCATGGCACCCTCCTTCGCTCGTTCGACTCTAGTCGTCGGCACGGCGGGTCTGCCCGATGAGCGGCTCAAGACGGGCGGCCGCGCGCGCCGATCTTCTTAGCCGGGGGTTATCCAGCGGCTCGCGGCCGCTTAGCACGCGAGAAGGGACCGTCGTTCCATGAAGTCCACCCCTCGCCGTCGCGACCATGCGGTTCACGTCGTCGACGCCCTGACTGCGAGCTTCGTCGCCGGATCCATCGTGGCCACCGGGGCGGTCGCCGCCGCCTTCGCCGGACCGACCTCTGCGGCGGCCCCCATAGCAGTCACCGCTGACCAGGCCGCCGCGGCCGCGCCAGCCGCCCAGGGTGGCGCGCCGGGCGCGCTCGCCCCCGCCGCTGTGCGCCCCACCGGCGCCACC from Actinomycetes bacterium encodes the following:
- the prcB gene encoding proteasome subunit beta, coding for MGDSRIDGRLPPPYFAPGSASFTEFLSEQAPELLPSRRPLPGGPVDVPHGTTIVSATYPGGVVMAGDRRATMGNVIAQRDIEKVFPADEFSCVGIAGAAGLAIEVVRLFQVELEHYEKIEGTSLSLDGKANRLSALVRGNLGMAMQGLAVVPLFAGWDLERQIGRIFSYDVTGGRYEEHSFHSVGSGSLFARGALKKLYGPELREDQAVAACVEALYDAADEDSATGGPDLARRIFPVVTVVTEAGFRRLPDDEVGAVVDRVVAARMARPDGPNAPLP
- a CDS encoding WYL domain-containing protein, producing MSESKTERLLQLVLCLASAQRPVVKDRLRAAIPDYAACPTVEAFERMFERDKNELREMGVPLETAELGPGYDEPGYRIEPAAYALPELHLTAPEMTAVAVAARVWREEGQAEAAARALRKLEADGVDVDPDALPAVQPRMSGGEAAFGPLTAAVAARRPVRFGYRNPGSAETAERHLEPWGVVSQQGRWYVVGFDRDRQDERVFRLSRIVGAVGSDGPDGAYPVPADVDPRERVTATDPVLVSGRARVLVRPDAGYGLRRQAESAASDADPATGYDRLQIGFTDLERLAEDIASYGSAVVVEEPIELRDAVIERLRAVAGGAA
- a CDS encoding FKBP-type peptidyl-prolyl cis-trans isomerase; its protein translation is MSEKPEVDFPGGEPPTTLQITDVTVGDGAEAVAGATVLVHYVGVEFDTGEEFDSSWNRGEPIEFPLRGLIKGWQDGIPGMKVGGRRQLVIPPEQAYGTASGGHRLSGRTLVFVIDLLGVR
- a CDS encoding ubiquitin-like protein Pup yields the protein MSSKDVGGQDRAQRRADEAEETVQAEQTAAEVAERKAALDDDVDSLLDEIDEVLETNSEEFVRGFVQKGGQ
- the pafA gene encoding Pup--protein ligase, encoding MDRRIFGIETEYGVTCTFRGQRRLSPDEVARYLFRRVVSWGRSSNVFLRNGARLYLDVGSHPEYASPECDDLTELVAHDKAGERILEGLLVDAERRLHEEGIPGDVYLFKNNTDSAGNSYGCHENYLVGRGGDFGRLSDVLIPFLVSRQLIAGAGKVLQTPRGAVYCLSQRAEHIWEGVSSATTRSRPIINTRDEPHADAEKYRRLHVIVGDSNMAEPTTLLKVGSADLVLRMIEAGVVLRDLSLENPIRAIREISHDMTGRRTVRLANGREVSALDIQTEYFTKARDFVERRGTEDVVAKRVLDLWGRTLEAVESDNLALVEREIDWVIKRRLIERYQDKHDISLAHPRVAQLDLAYHDISRRRGLYYLLERRGLVERVVRDLDVFEAKSIPPQTTRARLRGEFIRRAQERRRDFTVDWVHLKLNDQAQRTVLCKDPFRSVDERVEKLIASM
- the prcA gene encoding proteasome subunit alpha yields the protein MSMPFYVSPEQIIKDKADYARKGIARGRSVVVVQYADGIAFAAENPSRALHKVSEIYDRIAFAAVGKYNEFENLRVAGVRHADMRGYSYDRRDVSGRSLANAYAQTLGTIFTETNKPYEVEIVVAEVGDSAAEDQMYRLTFDGSVADEHGFVAMGGQAAQITDALAESYEEGQPLAPALQLAVRTLAEHGGGEPRELGPDHLEVAVLDRNRPLARKFRRIAGDQLGALLSGG